One window of the Halorussus sp. MSC15.2 genome contains the following:
- a CDS encoding tRNA (cytidine(56)-2'-O)-methyltransferase — protein MQGEPEVAVLRLGHRPGRDERMTTHVGLTARALGADRAILAGDASKSRGTVTDITDRFGGPFTVELTDSPKAVIRDWEGQVVHLTMYGERVQDVEDEIRAAHRGERGGSADSEGADGDPVLVVVGSQKVSFDVYEAADWNVGVTNQPHSEVAGLAVFLDRLFDGRELEREWEDADRTVIPKATGKKVVPTDEE, from the coding sequence ATGCAAGGCGAACCCGAGGTGGCGGTCCTCCGACTGGGCCATCGGCCGGGCCGCGACGAGCGGATGACGACCCACGTCGGCCTGACCGCGCGGGCGCTGGGGGCCGACCGCGCGATTCTGGCGGGCGACGCCAGCAAGTCCCGAGGCACCGTCACGGACATCACCGACCGCTTCGGCGGTCCCTTCACGGTCGAACTCACCGACAGTCCGAAGGCCGTCATCCGGGACTGGGAGGGGCAGGTCGTCCACCTCACGATGTACGGCGAGCGCGTACAGGACGTGGAAGACGAGATTCGGGCGGCACACCGCGGCGAGCGCGGTGGGAGCGCGGACAGTGAGGGCGCGGACGGCGACCCCGTCCTCGTCGTCGTCGGGTCCCAGAAGGTGTCGTTCGACGTGTACGAGGCCGCCGACTGGAACGTCGGCGTGACGAACCAACCCCACTCGGAGGTGGCCGGACTCGCGGTGTTTCTGGACCGACTGTTCGATGGCCGGGAGTTGGAGCGCGAGTGGGAGGACGCGGACCGGACCGTGATTCCCAAGGCGACCGGGAAGAAGGTCGTTCCGACCGACGAGGAGTAA
- a CDS encoding arylamine N-acetyltransferase: protein MAPPNIESYLSRIGLDPRAVRTADRDTLETVQRAHVTSVPFETLAVTGDPFGPDPGEGVTLTLPHLYGKIVGRERGGFCFELNGLFGWLLAELGFDADRIAARMLSDDGDPRPPANHHSHLVDLGRRYVVDVGCGVPSMRRPLPLDGTAVSDAAGVEWRVVESERPDADYLTQCRSPGDEEWTDRYVFDATPRKLCYFEATCDYLATAPESGFTGDPTVSIATERGHLKLSPEKLTRSERGDRSECEITEDEWDDLLESEFGLRYGSV, encoded by the coding sequence GTGGCGCCACCGAACATCGAATCGTATCTCTCGCGCATCGGACTCGACCCGAGAGCGGTCCGGACCGCCGACCGGGACACCCTCGAAACCGTCCAGCGAGCGCACGTCACGTCGGTCCCGTTCGAGACCCTCGCCGTGACGGGCGACCCCTTCGGACCGGACCCGGGAGAGGGAGTGACGCTGACCCTGCCGCACCTCTACGGGAAAATCGTCGGGCGCGAGCGCGGCGGGTTCTGCTTCGAACTCAACGGACTGTTCGGGTGGTTGCTCGCGGAACTCGGGTTCGACGCCGACCGAATCGCCGCCCGGATGCTGAGCGACGACGGAGACCCCCGACCGCCCGCGAACCACCACTCGCACCTCGTGGACCTCGGCCGTCGGTACGTCGTGGACGTGGGATGCGGAGTCCCGTCGATGCGACGGCCGCTCCCGCTCGACGGAACCGCCGTCTCGGACGCCGCGGGCGTCGAGTGGCGCGTGGTCGAGAGCGAGCGCCCCGACGCCGACTACCTGACCCAGTGCCGGAGTCCCGGCGACGAGGAGTGGACCGACCGCTACGTCTTCGACGCGACGCCCCGGAAACTCTGCTACTTCGAGGCCACCTGCGACTACCTCGCCACCGCGCCCGAGTCCGGATTCACCGGCGACCCGACCGTCTCGATTGCGACCGAGCGCGGCCACCTGAAGCTCTCGCCGGAGAAACTGACGCGCTCCGAGCGCGGCGACCGAAGCGAGTGCGAGATTACCGAGGACGAGTGGGACGACCTGCTCGAATCGGAGTTCGGCCTGCGATACGGCTCGGTGTGA
- a CDS encoding molybdopterin-binding protein: MQVALVTVGDELLTGDTVNTNAAWLGERLADRGASVERVVVVPDRVADIARVVNELRAEYDAVVVTGGLGPTHDDMTMEGVAAAVGVPVEEHDKAVAWVTDHTDYEHGDLVEGTTHLPKGSRMLPNEEGVAPGCVIEGVYVLPGVPAEMQAMFETVADEFSGEYRHVRTVEADEPESALVERLAELRDRFDVTVGSYPGDHVRLKLRSTDEAELERAAAWLRERVEPTEN, translated from the coding sequence ATGCAGGTAGCCCTCGTCACCGTCGGCGACGAACTGCTGACGGGCGACACCGTGAACACGAACGCCGCGTGGTTGGGCGAGCGACTCGCCGACCGCGGCGCGAGCGTCGAGCGCGTCGTCGTGGTCCCCGACCGCGTGGCCGACATCGCCCGCGTGGTCAACGAACTCCGGGCCGAGTACGACGCGGTCGTGGTCACCGGCGGTCTCGGTCCGACTCACGACGACATGACGATGGAGGGGGTCGCGGCCGCGGTCGGCGTCCCGGTCGAGGAACACGACAAGGCCGTGGCGTGGGTGACCGACCACACGGACTACGAACACGGCGACCTCGTCGAGGGGACGACCCACCTCCCGAAGGGGTCGCGGATGCTCCCGAACGAGGAGGGCGTTGCTCCGGGGTGCGTCATCGAGGGGGTCTACGTCCTGCCGGGCGTCCCCGCGGAGATGCAGGCGATGTTCGAGACCGTCGCCGACGAGTTCTCCGGCGAGTACCGCCACGTCAGGACCGTCGAAGCCGACGAACCCGAGAGCGCGCTGGTCGAGCGCTTGGCGGAACTCCGCGACCGATTCGACGTGACCGTCGGAAGCTACCCCGGCGACCACGTGCGACTCAAGTTACGGAGTACGGACGAAGCGGAACTCGAACGCGCGGCGGCGTGGCTCCGCGAGCGCGTCGAACCGACCGAAAACTGA
- a CDS encoding transcription factor, giving the protein MAFEDLLEDPVIQKYLHELVGPKGMPVAAAPPDGEVTDEELAEELDLELNDVRRALFILYENDLATYRRLRDEDSGWLTYLWTFQYENIPDNLEEEMYRLLDALEKRQEYEYQHQFYLCEVCSIRFEFGEAMDFGFECPECGSPLESMENSRLIDAMEHRIENLREELNVEKLEEAEA; this is encoded by the coding sequence ATGGCTTTTGAGGACTTACTGGAGGACCCAGTAATTCAGAAATATCTTCACGAGTTGGTCGGTCCGAAGGGAATGCCCGTCGCCGCGGCCCCGCCGGACGGCGAAGTTACCGACGAGGAACTCGCCGAGGAGTTGGACCTCGAACTGAACGACGTTCGGCGCGCGCTGTTCATCCTCTACGAGAACGACCTCGCCACGTACCGCCGCCTGCGCGACGAGGACTCCGGGTGGCTGACGTACCTCTGGACGTTCCAGTACGAGAACATCCCGGACAACCTCGAAGAGGAGATGTACCGACTGCTAGACGCGCTCGAAAAGCGCCAAGAGTACGAGTACCAGCACCAGTTCTACCTGTGTGAAGTCTGTTCGATTCGGTTCGAGTTCGGCGAGGCGATGGACTTCGGGTTCGAGTGTCCCGAGTGCGGGTCGCCGCTCGAATCCATGGAGAACAGCCGTCTCATCGACGCGATGGAGCACCGAATCGAGAACCTCCGCGAGGAACTCAACGTCGAGAAACTCGAAGAGGCCGAGGCATAG
- a CDS encoding DUF2110 family protein, with the protein MVVLATKVYVQGDARERSLDALQSLVGNEIEDLDVEYTVGVRRDDFAVVTIEGDDEVVARNVLREEFGEITPDFEVGETYVGTLESWDEDGFVLDAGEDVRIPAGELGLGQGTPVQIVERFGLVQHVPLRFVYGGDAADSEAEDADADGADESETGRHRLADEERDRLYEWTRGAGRVNVNSATRGEVRATVNRAGHARDIVTVERLGLLEQSIVCKDETDPPGLLAAIGDYLPAEIRCVIP; encoded by the coding sequence ATGGTCGTACTCGCTACCAAGGTCTACGTACAGGGCGACGCCCGCGAGCGCTCGCTCGACGCGCTCCAGTCGCTCGTCGGCAACGAAATCGAGGACCTCGACGTGGAGTACACGGTGGGCGTGCGCCGCGACGACTTCGCGGTCGTCACCATCGAAGGAGACGACGAGGTGGTCGCGCGTAACGTCCTCCGAGAGGAGTTCGGTGAGATTACCCCCGACTTCGAAGTCGGGGAGACGTACGTCGGGACCCTCGAATCGTGGGACGAGGACGGGTTCGTCCTCGACGCGGGCGAGGACGTTCGGATTCCCGCGGGCGAACTCGGACTCGGGCAGGGGACGCCCGTACAAATCGTCGAGCGCTTCGGACTCGTCCAGCACGTGCCCCTCCGGTTCGTCTACGGCGGCGACGCGGCCGATTCCGAGGCGGAAGACGCCGACGCGGACGGCGCCGACGAGAGCGAGACGGGTCGCCACCGACTGGCCGACGAGGAGCGCGACCGCCTCTACGAGTGGACGCGCGGCGCGGGCCGGGTCAACGTCAACAGCGCGACCCGCGGGGAAGTGCGCGCGACGGTCAACCGCGCCGGCCACGCTCGAGACATCGTGACGGTCGAACGACTCGGACTTCTGGAGCAGAGCATCGTCTGCAAGGACGAGACCGACCCGCCGGGGCTACTGGCGGCCATCGGCGACTATCTCCCGGCGGAGATTCGTTGCGTTATTCCATGA
- a CDS encoding hydrogenase maturation nickel metallochaperone HypA, giving the protein MGIVDSLKRMVTSDGETGVELKCTECGETFERPLDHCPNCGSDDVKEVGGFDMRPDT; this is encoded by the coding sequence ATGGGTATCGTCGACTCGCTCAAGCGGATGGTGACTTCGGACGGCGAAACCGGCGTCGAACTGAAGTGTACCGAGTGCGGCGAGACGTTCGAGCGGCCGCTCGACCACTGTCCGAACTGCGGGTCCGACGACGTGAAGGAGGTCGGTGGATTCGACATGCGACCGGACACGTAA
- a CDS encoding bifunctional UDP-sugar hydrolase/5'-nucleotidase, giving the protein MTIRVLHYSDIENAYDDPERVGRLAGTIDALRDGRTVVVGTGDNTAPGVLAMQTEGRQALDFFRAVAPDFETFGNHDFDFGTEPLREILRKSPQRWITANLYPADADPGGSGENGTTPAETDHRRFADADPTAVVEVGDGDAERDSERVGFVGVTDPRTPDIAAGASELSATDPVAAVRGALGDLRERTDHVVVLAHLRAETENAVARLDGVDAVLGGHVHSERRDRIDGTLVVRPGANGRVVWEVELGSGESDGATATRRAVADYPRDDRVADALRDRMDATGLTEVVCTVAEPIPRTRDRRLGGECRVANLVTDAYRWATGADVAYTQSGGLRDGDPLAGDVTVADLVGVSPFGGELQTAVVPGARLRELVETVFTPDDERGRLWAGHFAGLEVVYDTAEAELREVRFDGKPVTPDEDYSVATNAYVVEYGSEPIRPDDVVESFGVQYDAIVEYAREEGLDVRLDGRLTRV; this is encoded by the coding sequence ATGACCATCCGTGTCCTCCACTATTCGGACATCGAGAACGCGTACGACGACCCCGAACGCGTGGGTCGTCTCGCCGGAACAATCGACGCGCTCCGCGACGGCCGCACCGTCGTCGTGGGGACCGGCGACAACACCGCGCCGGGTGTCCTCGCGATGCAGACCGAGGGCCGGCAGGCGCTGGACTTCTTCCGTGCGGTCGCCCCCGACTTCGAGACGTTCGGCAATCACGACTTCGACTTCGGAACCGAACCGCTCCGGGAGATACTCCGGAAATCACCACAGCGGTGGATTACCGCGAACCTCTACCCGGCCGACGCCGACCCCGGTGGCTCCGGCGAGAACGGGACGACCCCCGCGGAGACCGACCACCGCCGGTTCGCCGACGCCGACCCGACCGCCGTGGTCGAAGTGGGCGACGGTGACGCCGAACGAGACTCCGAGCGCGTGGGGTTCGTCGGGGTCACGGACCCACGGACGCCCGACATCGCGGCCGGCGCGAGCGAACTCTCCGCGACCGACCCGGTTGCGGCGGTCCGCGGGGCGCTCGGGGACCTCCGCGAACGGACCGACCACGTGGTCGTCCTCGCACACCTCCGGGCGGAGACCGAGAACGCGGTCGCCCGACTCGACGGCGTGGACGCCGTCCTCGGTGGGCACGTCCACAGCGAGCGCCGCGACCGAATCGACGGGACCCTCGTCGTCCGGCCGGGGGCGAACGGTCGGGTCGTCTGGGAGGTCGAACTCGGCAGTGGGGAGAGCGACGGCGCGACCGCGACTCGCCGCGCCGTCGCCGACTACCCGCGTGACGACCGGGTCGCGGACGCGCTCCGCGACCGGATGGACGCCACGGGACTCACCGAGGTCGTCTGCACCGTCGCGGAACCGATTCCGCGTACCCGTGACCGCCGCCTCGGCGGGGAGTGCCGCGTCGCCAACCTCGTCACAGACGCCTACCGATGGGCGACCGGCGCAGACGTAGCCTACACTCAGTCCGGCGGCCTCCGGGACGGTGACCCGCTCGCCGGGGATGTGACGGTCGCGGACCTCGTCGGCGTCTCGCCGTTCGGCGGGGAACTCCAGACCGCTGTCGTTCCGGGCGCGCGCCTCCGGGAACTGGTCGAGACGGTTTTCACGCCCGACGACGAACGCGGCCGGCTCTGGGCGGGCCACTTCGCGGGCCTCGAAGTCGTCTACGATACCGCAGAAGCCGAGCTTCGCGAGGTTCGATTCGACGGCAAGCCGGTGACCCCCGACGAGGACTACTCGGTCGCCACGAACGCCTACGTCGTCGAGTACGGCTCCGAGCCGATTCGGCCGGACGACGTGGTCGAGTCGTTCGGCGTCCAGTACGACGCCATCGTGGAGTACGCCCGCGAGGAGGGACTGGACGTTCGCCTCGACGGTCGGTTGACTCGGGTGTAG
- a CDS encoding phosphate uptake regulator PhoU — translation METRKVQRLGPSTLAMTLPAEWASENNVEKGDEVSLRMGGKGTLTVLPESAHTEESEAVIHAENLDADAVERAIVAQYVLGRRVIHVESEETLESAHINAVYKAETQLMGLGVVEETPDSIAIRCSVDPEDFSLDNLLERLENTGSTMRGEAVKALAHGNPDLAERALNRERQANKIFVLLLRLIFTAYQNPTLARAVDLDSGFPLIGYRSIAKNLELTADNAEDIAEIALEAEGHTLEVDGQTMRRIREFTDQVDEITAKAVQAAVERDYDKTLEVRTLFHEIGDRESEILSDLPEMDNDALLAVREVLVSLQQTAQYAMRNAEIAANLALNEESEHTTIN, via the coding sequence ATGGAAACCCGAAAGGTACAGCGGTTGGGTCCCTCGACGCTGGCGATGACCCTGCCAGCGGAGTGGGCGTCGGAGAACAACGTCGAGAAGGGCGACGAGGTCTCGCTGCGCATGGGCGGGAAGGGGACGCTGACCGTCCTGCCGGAGTCGGCCCACACCGAGGAGTCCGAAGCCGTCATCCACGCCGAGAATCTGGACGCGGACGCGGTCGAGCGGGCCATCGTCGCCCAGTACGTCCTCGGACGGCGAGTCATCCACGTCGAGAGCGAGGAGACGCTGGAGAGCGCCCACATCAACGCGGTGTACAAGGCCGAGACCCAACTGATGGGTCTCGGGGTGGTCGAGGAGACGCCCGACAGCATCGCCATCCGGTGTTCGGTCGACCCCGAGGACTTCAGCCTCGACAACCTGCTCGAACGCCTCGAAAATACCGGTTCGACCATGCGCGGCGAGGCGGTCAAGGCGCTCGCGCACGGCAACCCGGACCTCGCCGAACGCGCGTTGAATCGGGAGCGACAGGCCAACAAGATTTTCGTCCTGTTGCTGCGCCTCATCTTCACGGCCTACCAGAATCCGACGCTCGCCCGGGCCGTGGACCTCGACAGCGGGTTCCCGCTCATCGGCTACCGGTCCATCGCCAAGAACCTCGAACTCACCGCGGACAACGCCGAGGACATCGCCGAAATCGCGCTCGAAGCGGAGGGCCACACGCTCGAAGTGGACGGCCAGACGATGCGCCGCATCCGGGAGTTCACCGACCAAGTGGACGAGATTACCGCGAAGGCGGTTCAGGCCGCGGTCGAACGCGACTACGACAAGACCCTCGAAGTCCGGACGCTGTTCCACGAAATCGGCGACCGAGAGAGCGAGATTCTCTCCGACCTGCCGGAGATGGACAACGACGCCCTGCTGGCGGTCCGCGAGGTGCTGGTCAGCCTCCAGCAGACCGCGCAGTACGCCATGCGGAACGCCGAAATCGCGGCCAACCTCGCGCTGAACGAGGAGAGCGAACACACGACCATCAACTGA
- a CDS encoding ATP-NAD kinase family protein has translation MRTIGVVVNPIAGMGGRVGLKGTDGKVDEARERGAEARAPDRAVTALRALAERVDSEDVELLTYRGEMGEREARDAGLDPRVVGGPGVEDTTAESAATTAADTRAAVRRFVAEEADLILFVGGDGTAVDVAETLNEEGAEIPMLGVPAGVKVYSAVFAVTPEAAGRVAADFDRSETREVNDIDEDAYRDGEVRAELKAVAEVPVAEDLQSSKQVGGGTVESLALGVAEDARADEGATYVLGPGGTVGAVKSELGFEGSPLGVDVWRDGEVLAADASADEILAHLGERNVVVVSPIGGQGFVFGRGNDQISPAVIRRSDVEVVASKPKLDGIGVLRVDTGDDEVDDSLRGWRKVRVGRFERRMMKVV, from the coding sequence ATGCGAACCATCGGCGTCGTCGTCAATCCCATCGCCGGAATGGGCGGCCGAGTAGGGTTGAAAGGCACCGACGGGAAGGTGGACGAAGCCCGCGAGCGCGGTGCGGAGGCGCGCGCCCCCGACCGCGCCGTCACGGCCCTGCGCGCGCTGGCCGAGCGCGTCGATTCCGAGGACGTCGAACTCCTGACCTACCGCGGCGAGATGGGTGAGCGCGAGGCCCGGGACGCGGGACTCGACCCCCGTGTCGTCGGCGGTCCCGGGGTCGAAGATACGACCGCCGAGAGCGCCGCCACGACCGCCGCGGACACCCGCGCGGCGGTCCGGCGATTCGTCGCCGAGGAGGCGGACTTGATACTGTTCGTCGGCGGCGACGGGACCGCGGTGGACGTGGCCGAAACGCTGAACGAAGAAGGGGCCGAGATTCCGATGCTGGGCGTTCCGGCGGGCGTGAAGGTCTACTCCGCGGTCTTCGCGGTCACGCCCGAGGCCGCGGGCCGGGTCGCCGCCGACTTCGACCGGTCAGAGACCCGCGAAGTCAACGACATCGACGAGGACGCCTACCGCGACGGCGAGGTCAGGGCCGAACTGAAGGCGGTGGCCGAGGTGCCCGTCGCGGAAGACCTCCAGTCGAGCAAGCAGGTCGGCGGCGGCACCGTCGAGAGTCTCGCCCTCGGAGTCGCGGAGGATGCCCGAGCGGACGAGGGTGCGACGTACGTTCTCGGACCGGGTGGCACCGTGGGCGCGGTGAAATCCGAACTCGGCTTCGAGGGGTCGCCGCTCGGGGTTGACGTGTGGCGCGACGGGGAGGTTCTCGCGGCCGACGCCAGCGCGGACGAGATACTGGCGCACCTCGGCGAGCGGAACGTCGTCGTGGTGTCGCCCATCGGCGGGCAGGGGTTCGTCTTCGGCCGCGGAAACGACCAGATTTCGCCCGCGGTGATTCGTCGCTCGGACGTGGAGGTCGTCGCCTCGAAGCCGAAACTCGACGGTATCGGTGTCCTCCGCGTCGATACCGGCGACGACGAGGTGGACGACTCCCTGCGCGGGTGGCGGAAGGTGCGTGTCGGTCGGTTCGAGCGCCGGATGATGAAGGTCGTTTAA
- a CDS encoding four-helix bundle copper-binding protein has product MGQQTHGQMGQQTQPMQGSQQMGGMQSGQMGGTQTGQSHQMTHHRVGQQFESEMTPELTEALESFDRVVEIAEWCADKCIESGPQMAECARLCEDLADLASLNEKFIARDSINGPEIAEAFLRVAQQGLPILQQHQQMPHVQETYEAVTQAMDATEKLLHSIGGTQGQTMGIREQVGQQGGQMGQMGQSFQGGQSY; this is encoded by the coding sequence ATGGGACAGCAAACGCACGGGCAGATGGGCCAGCAGACACAACCGATGCAGGGGTCACAGCAGATGGGCGGCATGCAGTCCGGCCAGATGGGCGGAACCCAGACCGGTCAGAGCCACCAGATGACCCACCATCGCGTCGGCCAGCAGTTCGAGTCCGAGATGACTCCAGAACTCACCGAGGCGCTCGAATCCTTCGACCGCGTGGTCGAGATTGCCGAGTGGTGCGCCGACAAGTGTATCGAGAGCGGGCCGCAGATGGCCGAGTGCGCGCGACTCTGCGAGGACCTCGCGGACCTCGCGTCGCTGAACGAGAAGTTCATCGCGCGCGACTCCATCAACGGTCCCGAAATCGCCGAAGCGTTCCTGCGGGTCGCCCAGCAGGGACTTCCGATTCTCCAGCAACACCAGCAGATGCCCCACGTGCAAGAGACGTACGAGGCGGTCACGCAGGCCATGGACGCGACGGAGAAGCTCCTGCACTCCATCGGCGGCACTCAGGGCCAGACGATGGGTATCCGGGAGCAAGTTGGCCAGCAGGGCGGACAGATGGGTCAGATGGGCCAGTCGTTTCAGGGCGGTCAGTCGTACTGA